Proteins found in one Micromonospora sp. WMMD1082 genomic segment:
- a CDS encoding EAL domain-containing protein, protein MESPDPRNLVPPGRTAQFATFVAAVLAVAVLVSADGLASLATTLPELPAAFWTMAVLAVACDARPFLPPGRGQSSSAVFPSTCFTFAILLGWGLGPAVAVQAVAVVVSGVRMRHAPWRTAFNAGQYACSLAAAYAVTRWGPGGVFDGGALGGADIAAIGGAGIAWFVVNYGLVTAAVRLRFGERWWPNAWHGLPFELLSTGSLLLLAPVLVTAARASAALVPLVLVPLFAVYRMARLTVEQHQLAALDPLTGLPNRKALLAEVNEQVYRHAERAARGESGARLALLLIDLDRFKNVNDALGHAVGDRLLVEVSARLTDAVEPPQMVARLGGDEFAIVMTGLTNAGEARSLADQVVQALAEPVPLDGLPLDVGGSIGIALYPEHGEDFATLMRHADVAMYDAKHRNDTVAVYTAESDHNSPERLGLLADLRRVLEVGSPGRPGQGDAPADVPTVRGGDGAVLPASPPADERPGARWWSRRRRRPRAVDHDDELIARIVTGADPTLRRADRMDRADGSARPVGPTATSGAVAADTGAARQAEVWSAPTHSTDRSGPAPGGGQPDVAPPADGTEPAGDAGEIMMYYQPQIAIATGEVVGVEALLRWRHPRRGMVDPEELIRVAEQSAVMRLLTRRVVDDVVEQLAKWSAAGLGLRAAVNVSVRDLHTGEIADQIADRLARYGVAPDRLQLEITEGALMADPRRVLTTITRLHRIGVGIALDDFGTGYSSLQHLRRLPLVEVKVDRSFVLGMAEDTDDAAIVRSTIELAKALGLRVVAEGVEDERTWRMLHAAGCDAAQGWFYARPMPAEELVAWLARYRPLRPLGGHDEAEVPRRHAR, encoded by the coding sequence ATGGAGTCGCCCGACCCGCGTAACCTCGTCCCACCCGGACGGACCGCGCAGTTCGCCACGTTCGTCGCCGCGGTGCTGGCGGTGGCCGTGCTGGTCTCGGCCGACGGACTGGCGTCGCTCGCCACCACCCTGCCGGAGCTGCCGGCGGCGTTCTGGACGATGGCGGTGCTCGCCGTGGCCTGCGACGCGCGCCCCTTCCTTCCGCCCGGCCGGGGCCAGTCCTCCTCGGCGGTCTTTCCGTCGACCTGTTTCACCTTCGCGATCCTGCTCGGCTGGGGGCTCGGCCCGGCGGTCGCGGTGCAGGCGGTCGCCGTGGTGGTGTCCGGGGTCCGGATGCGGCACGCACCCTGGCGGACGGCCTTCAACGCCGGCCAGTACGCCTGCTCGCTGGCCGCCGCGTACGCGGTCACCCGGTGGGGACCGGGCGGCGTCTTCGACGGCGGAGCGCTGGGCGGGGCCGACATCGCCGCGATCGGCGGCGCCGGCATCGCCTGGTTCGTGGTCAACTACGGGCTGGTCACCGCCGCCGTGCGGCTGCGGTTCGGCGAGCGGTGGTGGCCCAACGCCTGGCACGGCCTGCCCTTCGAGCTGCTCTCCACCGGGTCGCTGCTGCTGCTCGCGCCGGTGCTGGTCACCGCCGCGAGAGCCAGCGCGGCCCTGGTCCCGCTGGTGCTGGTGCCGCTGTTCGCGGTGTACCGGATGGCCCGGCTCACCGTCGAACAGCACCAACTGGCCGCACTCGACCCGCTCACCGGGCTGCCCAACCGCAAGGCGTTGCTGGCCGAGGTCAACGAGCAGGTGTACCGGCACGCCGAGCGCGCGGCCCGGGGTGAGTCCGGTGCCCGGCTGGCCCTGCTGCTGATCGACCTGGACCGCTTCAAGAACGTCAACGACGCGCTCGGTCACGCGGTGGGCGACCGGCTGCTGGTCGAGGTGAGTGCCCGGCTGACCGATGCGGTCGAGCCGCCGCAGATGGTCGCCCGTCTCGGCGGTGACGAGTTCGCGATCGTCATGACCGGGCTCACCAACGCCGGCGAGGCCCGATCCCTGGCCGACCAGGTCGTGCAGGCCCTCGCCGAGCCGGTGCCGCTGGACGGGTTGCCGCTCGACGTCGGCGGTTCCATCGGCATCGCCCTCTACCCGGAGCACGGCGAGGACTTCGCCACCCTGATGCGCCACGCCGACGTGGCGATGTACGACGCGAAGCACCGCAACGACACGGTCGCCGTCTACACCGCCGAGTCCGACCACAACTCCCCGGAGCGGCTGGGCCTGCTGGCCGACCTCCGTCGGGTGCTGGAGGTGGGATCGCCGGGCCGGCCCGGCCAGGGCGACGCACCGGCCGACGTGCCGACGGTCCGCGGCGGGGACGGTGCGGTGCTGCCCGCCTCCCCGCCGGCCGACGAGCGTCCCGGCGCCCGGTGGTGGAGCCGGCGGCGACGCCGCCCTCGGGCGGTGGACCACGACGACGAGCTGATCGCCCGGATCGTGACCGGCGCGGACCCGACACTGCGTCGGGCGGACCGGATGGATCGGGCGGACGGATCCGCCCGGCCGGTCGGGCCCACGGCGACCAGCGGTGCGGTGGCGGCCGACACCGGGGCCGCCCGTCAGGCCGAGGTGTGGTCGGCGCCGACGCACTCAACCGACCGGTCGGGCCCGGCACCGGGCGGCGGGCAACCCGACGTGGCGCCGCCGGCCGACGGCACGGAACCGGCCGGTGACGCCGGCGAGATCATGATGTATTACCAGCCGCAGATCGCCATCGCCACCGGCGAGGTGGTCGGGGTGGAGGCGCTGCTGCGCTGGCGGCATCCGCGCCGGGGGATGGTCGACCCGGAGGAGCTGATCCGGGTCGCCGAGCAGAGCGCGGTGATGCGCCTGCTCACCCGCCGGGTCGTCGACGACGTGGTGGAGCAGCTCGCCAAGTGGTCGGCGGCGGGCCTCGGGCTGCGGGCGGCGGTCAACGTCAGCGTCCGCGACCTGCACACCGGCGAGATCGCCGACCAGATCGCCGACCGGCTCGCCCGCTACGGCGTCGCACCGGACCGGCTGCAACTGGAGATCACCGAGGGTGCGCTGATGGCCGACCCGCGCCGGGTGCTGACCACCATCACCCGGCTGCACCGGATCGGGGTGGGCATCGCGCTGGACGACTTCGGCACCGGGTACTCCTCCCTCCAGCACCTGCGCCGGCTGCCGCTGGTGGAGGTGAAGGTCGACCGCTCGTTCGTGCTCGGCATGGCCGAGGACACCGACGACGCGGCGATCGTCCGCTCCACGATCGAGCTGGCCAAGGCGTTGGGCCTGCGGGTGGTGGCCGAGGGGGTGGAGGACGAGCGGACCTGGCGGATGCTGCACGCGGCCGGCTGCGACGCCGCCCAGGGCTGGTTCTACGCCCGGCCGATGCCGGCCGAGGAACTGGTCGCCTGGCTGGCCCGGTACCGTCCGCTGCGCCCGCTCGGCGGCCACGACGAGGCGGAGGTGCCCCGCCGGCACGCCCGGTGA
- a CDS encoding PH domain-containing protein → MSRSDTARFRHHQAILVAAIVALIGALPLAGARAYLLPVLLAPLTVAVWAWRAGTDADVRGLRVRALAGQRRIPWDQVVELGSDPRGRAVARLDDGRRLVLPAVRREDLPRLVAAAGRGGTEPAQ, encoded by the coding sequence ATGTCCCGCTCCGACACCGCCCGGTTCCGGCACCACCAGGCCATCCTGGTCGCGGCGATCGTCGCCCTCATCGGCGCCCTGCCGCTGGCCGGTGCTCGCGCGTACCTGCTGCCGGTGCTGCTGGCGCCACTGACGGTGGCCGTCTGGGCCTGGCGCGCCGGCACCGACGCCGACGTCCGGGGGCTGCGGGTGCGCGCGCTCGCCGGGCAGCGCCGCATCCCCTGGGACCAGGTGGTCGAGCTGGGGTCGGACCCGCGCGGCCGGGCGGTCGCCCGGCTCGACGACGGCCGGCGGTTGGTGCTGCCGGCCGTCCGCCGCGAGGACCTGCCGCGGCTGGTGGCCGCGGCCGGGCGCGGCGGCACCGAGCCGGCTCAGTAG
- the gatB gene encoding Asp-tRNA(Asn)/Glu-tRNA(Gln) amidotransferase subunit GatB: protein MTTTLPAYDEVVARYEPVIGLETHVELGTNTKMFCGCPTDFGGEPNTRVCPVCLGLPGSLPVANSAAIEATIRIGLALSCSIATWCRFARKNYFYPDMPKNFQISQYDEPLCVDGYLDVEVNGEMVRIGIERVHLEEDTGKTLHVGGATGRIHGATESLVDYNRAGIPLVEIVTKPIPGTAALAPEVARAYVTELRDVLRSLGVSDVRMEEGSLRCDVNTSLNLPGEEWGTRTETKNVNSLRSVERAVRSEMLRQASVLDAGGRITQETRHFHEDTGDTTPGRSKETATDYRYFPEPDLVPLAPDPAWVAELKAALPELPRLHRRRLQQAWGLSDADMQSVLNAGAVELIEATVAAGATPAAARKWWLGELSRRANETGVELADIGATPTQVAELQGLVDAGKLNDKLARTVLEGVVAGEGSPTEIMTNRNLEVVSDTGALTAAVDEAIAANPAIADKVRSGKVAAAGALVGAVMKTTRGQADAKTVRELILARLGA from the coding sequence ATGACGACGACACTGCCCGCGTACGACGAGGTCGTCGCGCGCTACGAGCCGGTGATCGGCCTGGAGACCCACGTCGAGCTGGGCACGAACACGAAGATGTTCTGCGGCTGCCCGACCGACTTCGGTGGCGAGCCGAACACCCGGGTCTGCCCGGTCTGCCTGGGCCTGCCCGGCTCGCTGCCGGTGGCCAACTCCGCGGCCATCGAGGCGACCATCCGGATCGGCCTGGCCCTGAGCTGCTCCATCGCGACGTGGTGCCGGTTCGCCCGGAAGAACTACTTCTACCCGGACATGCCGAAGAACTTCCAGATCAGCCAGTACGACGAGCCGCTCTGCGTCGACGGTTACCTGGACGTCGAGGTGAACGGTGAGATGGTGCGGATCGGCATCGAGCGGGTGCACCTGGAGGAGGACACCGGCAAGACGCTGCACGTCGGCGGCGCCACCGGCCGCATCCACGGCGCGACCGAGTCGCTGGTCGACTACAACCGGGCCGGCATCCCGCTGGTCGAGATCGTCACCAAGCCGATCCCCGGCACCGCCGCGCTCGCCCCCGAGGTGGCCCGCGCGTACGTCACCGAACTGCGCGACGTGCTCCGCTCGCTCGGCGTCTCCGACGTACGCATGGAGGAGGGCTCGCTGCGCTGCGACGTGAACACCTCGCTGAACCTGCCCGGCGAGGAGTGGGGCACCCGCACCGAGACGAAGAACGTCAACTCGCTGCGGTCGGTGGAGCGGGCGGTCCGCTCGGAGATGCTGCGCCAGGCGTCGGTGCTCGACGCGGGCGGGCGGATCACCCAGGAGACCCGGCACTTCCACGAGGACACCGGGGACACCACCCCCGGCCGGTCCAAGGAGACCGCCACCGACTACCGGTACTTCCCCGAGCCGGACCTGGTGCCGCTCGCGCCGGACCCGGCCTGGGTGGCCGAGCTGAAGGCCGCCCTGCCGGAGCTGCCCCGGCTGCACCGCCGCCGGCTCCAGCAGGCGTGGGGGCTCTCCGACGCGGACATGCAGTCGGTGCTCAACGCCGGCGCGGTCGAGCTGATCGAGGCCACGGTGGCCGCCGGTGCGACCCCGGCGGCGGCCCGCAAGTGGTGGCTCGGCGAGCTGTCCCGGCGGGCCAACGAGACGGGCGTGGAGCTGGCCGACATCGGGGCCACCCCGACGCAGGTCGCCGAGCTGCAGGGCCTGGTCGACGCCGGCAAGCTCAACGACAAGCTGGCCCGTACGGTGCTGGAGGGCGTGGTCGCCGGGGAGGGCTCCCCGACCGAGATCATGACCAACCGCAACCTGGAGGTCGTCTCCGACACCGGCGCGCTGACCGCCGCCGTGGACGAGGCGATCGCCGCCAACCCGGCCATCGCCGACAAGGTGCGCAGCGGCAAGGTCGCCGCGGCCGGCGCCCTGGTCGGCGCGGTCATGAAGACCACCCGCGGCCAGGCCGACGCCAAGACCGTCCGCGAACTGATCCTGGCGCGCCTCGGCGCCTGA
- a CDS encoding PQQ-dependent sugar dehydrogenase translates to MGGRSRGRARRRPHRATLGRVSAPPYLRARQVRTALAASCATLLLAAGGCSLGEPEPDPAGEPPNLPTPSATAGNGDRELVATMLAQGLRVPWGIAFLPDGGALVTERDSGRIVQVGPESNADGLKVTEVQTIDDAVASGEGGLLGIAVSPEFAQDRTVFVYYTAERDNRIARLRLGEEPTPILTGIPKAGIHNGGGLAFGPDGQLYASTGDAGDTDQSQDVKQLGGKILRITPEGKPAPGNPFPNSPVWSLGHRNVQGIAWDGDRMYAVEFGQNTWDEINEITKGKNYGWPEVEGRGDDEKYVDPIVQWSTDEASCSGLAAQERMLATACLRGQRLWLVELTETGTVLGQPQALLTERYGRLRAIAAAPDGSLWVSTSNHDGRGRPAPEDDRLLRLVFAGGGAGRS, encoded by the coding sequence ATGGGGGGTCGGTCGCGTGGACGTGCGCGGCGGCGGCCACACCGGGCTACGCTGGGCCGGGTGAGCGCTCCCCCGTACCTCCGCGCCCGTCAGGTCCGTACCGCCCTCGCGGCGTCCTGCGCGACACTGCTGCTCGCCGCCGGCGGTTGCAGCCTCGGTGAACCGGAGCCGGATCCGGCCGGCGAACCACCGAACCTGCCCACCCCCTCGGCCACGGCGGGCAACGGCGACCGGGAACTCGTCGCCACCATGCTCGCGCAGGGGCTGCGCGTGCCGTGGGGCATCGCGTTCCTGCCCGACGGCGGCGCCCTGGTCACCGAGCGTGACAGCGGCCGGATCGTCCAGGTCGGTCCGGAGTCGAACGCGGACGGCCTGAAGGTCACCGAGGTGCAGACCATCGACGACGCGGTCGCCTCGGGCGAGGGTGGTCTGCTGGGGATCGCGGTGTCGCCGGAGTTCGCGCAGGACCGGACGGTCTTCGTCTACTACACCGCCGAGCGGGACAACCGGATCGCCCGGCTGCGGCTCGGCGAGGAGCCCACGCCGATCCTGACCGGCATCCCCAAGGCGGGCATCCACAACGGCGGCGGCCTCGCGTTCGGGCCCGACGGGCAGCTCTACGCCAGCACCGGCGACGCCGGGGACACCGACCAGTCGCAGGACGTGAAGCAGCTCGGCGGCAAGATCCTGCGGATCACGCCGGAGGGGAAGCCGGCACCCGGCAACCCCTTCCCGAACTCCCCGGTCTGGTCGCTGGGCCACCGCAACGTGCAGGGCATCGCCTGGGACGGCGACCGGATGTACGCCGTCGAGTTCGGCCAGAACACCTGGGACGAGATCAACGAGATCACCAAGGGCAAGAACTACGGCTGGCCCGAGGTCGAGGGGCGCGGCGACGACGAGAAGTACGTCGACCCGATCGTGCAGTGGTCGACCGACGAGGCGTCCTGCTCCGGCCTAGCCGCGCAGGAACGGATGCTCGCCACCGCGTGCCTGCGCGGCCAGCGTCTCTGGCTGGTCGAGCTGACCGAGACCGGCACGGTGCTCGGTCAGCCGCAGGCGCTGCTGACCGAGCGGTACGGGCGGCTGCGCGCGATCGCCGCCGCACCGGACGGCTCGCTCTGGGTCAGCACCTCCAACCACGACGGGCGGGGCCGGCCGGCGCCGGAGGACGACCGGCTGCTGCGGCTCGTCTTCGCCGGTGGCGGTGCCGGCCGCAGCTGA
- the gatC gene encoding Asp-tRNA(Asn)/Glu-tRNA(Gln) amidotransferase subunit GatC gives MAAISREEVAHLARLSRLAVTEEELDTFAGQLDVILQAVAQVGEVAAADIPPTSHSVPLTNVLRADVVTPGLTPEEALSGAPDAEEQRFRVPRILDEDVAS, from the coding sequence ATGGCCGCCATCTCCCGCGAGGAGGTCGCGCACCTGGCGCGACTGTCGCGGCTCGCCGTGACGGAGGAGGAACTGGACACCTTCGCCGGCCAGCTCGACGTGATCCTCCAAGCGGTCGCCCAGGTGGGCGAGGTCGCCGCCGCGGACATCCCGCCGACCTCGCACTCGGTGCCACTGACCAACGTGCTCCGGGCGGACGTCGTGACGCCGGGCCTGACGCCCGAGGAGGCGCTGTCGGGTGCGCCCGACGCGGAGGAGCAGCGGTTCCGCGTACCGCGGATCCTGGACGAGGATGTGGCCTCATGA
- the gatA gene encoding Asp-tRNA(Asn)/Glu-tRNA(Gln) amidotransferase subunit GatA: MTDVTRLTATQIAGLVAAGETSAVEITQAHLDRIAAVDDRVNAFLHVDTEGALAAARAVDARRATGAELGPLAGVPVAVKDVLTTRGVPTTVGSKILEGWRPPYDSTIVERLRAAGTVMLGKTNMDEFAMGSSTEYSAYGPTRNPWDTDRIPGGSGGGSAAALAAYEAPLAIGSDTGGSIRQPGAVTGTVGAKPTYGGTSRYGLVAFSSSLDTPGPCARTVLDAALLHAAIGGHDPRDSTSIPAPVPDVVAAAKLGATGDLSGVRLGIVTEFGGEGAEPGVTAAFDEAVDTLTKLGAEIVEISCPHFRYALPAYYLIAPSECSSNLARFDGVRFGLRAGDDGNRSLEEVMSLTREAGFGAEVKRRIMIGTYALSSGYYDAYYGQAQKVRTLITRDFTAAFERVDALISPTTPFVAFPLGARTADPYQMYLADLFTIPTNLYGGPGISVPCGLSDGLPVGLQVMAPTMADDRMYRVAAALESAVGTFTPPAL, encoded by the coding sequence ATGACCGACGTCACCAGATTGACCGCGACCCAGATCGCGGGACTCGTCGCCGCCGGTGAGACCTCCGCGGTCGAGATCACCCAGGCCCACCTGGACCGGATCGCCGCCGTCGACGACCGGGTCAACGCCTTCCTGCACGTCGACACCGAGGGCGCGCTGGCCGCCGCCCGCGCCGTCGACGCCCGCCGCGCCACCGGCGCGGAGCTGGGCCCGCTGGCCGGCGTGCCGGTGGCGGTCAAGGACGTGCTGACCACCAGGGGCGTGCCGACCACCGTCGGGTCGAAGATCCTGGAGGGTTGGCGCCCGCCGTACGACTCGACCATCGTGGAGCGGCTGCGCGCCGCCGGCACGGTGATGCTCGGCAAGACCAACATGGACGAGTTCGCGATGGGCTCCTCCACGGAATACTCCGCGTACGGGCCGACCCGCAACCCGTGGGACACCGACCGCATCCCCGGCGGTTCCGGTGGGGGGAGCGCCGCGGCGCTGGCCGCGTACGAGGCGCCGCTGGCGATCGGCTCGGACACCGGCGGCTCGATCCGCCAGCCGGGCGCGGTCACCGGCACCGTCGGCGCGAAGCCGACGTACGGCGGCACCTCCCGGTACGGCCTGGTGGCGTTCTCCTCCTCGCTGGACACACCCGGCCCGTGCGCGCGTACGGTGCTGGACGCCGCGCTGCTGCACGCCGCGATCGGCGGGCACGACCCGCGCGACTCCACCTCCATCCCGGCGCCGGTGCCGGACGTGGTGGCCGCGGCGAAGCTCGGCGCCACCGGCGACCTGAGCGGGGTGCGGCTGGGCATCGTCACCGAGTTCGGCGGCGAGGGCGCCGAACCGGGGGTGACGGCCGCCTTCGACGAGGCCGTCGACACGTTGACGAAGCTCGGCGCGGAGATCGTCGAAATCTCCTGCCCGCACTTCCGGTACGCGCTGCCCGCGTACTACCTGATCGCGCCCAGCGAGTGCTCCTCCAACCTGGCCCGCTTCGACGGCGTTCGGTTCGGGCTGCGGGCCGGTGACGACGGCAACCGGTCGCTGGAGGAGGTCATGTCGCTGACCCGGGAGGCCGGGTTCGGCGCCGAGGTCAAGCGACGCATCATGATCGGCACGTACGCGCTCTCCTCGGGCTACTACGACGCCTACTACGGGCAGGCGCAGAAGGTGCGTACGCTGATCACCCGCGACTTCACCGCGGCGTTCGAGCGGGTCGACGCGCTGATCTCGCCGACCACCCCGTTCGTGGCGTTCCCGCTGGGCGCGCGCACCGCCGACCCGTACCAGATGTACCTGGCCGACCTGTTCACCATCCCGACCAACCTCTACGGCGGGCCGGGCATCTCGGTGCCGTGCGGGCTCTCCGACGGGCTGCCGGTCGGTCTTCAGGTGATGGCCCCGACGATGGCCGACGACCGGATGTACCGGGTCGCCGCCGCGCTGGAGAGCGCCGTCGGCACGTTCACTCCACCGGCACTGTGA
- a CDS encoding 2-hydroxyacid dehydrogenase has product MKVWIPHEAGHALLGELPPEVTVETMDDPAALPSPVAGVRFWVPPFLAGVNATALLHELPDLAVVQLLSAGADAWVDRVPPGVTLCDARGVHDPSTAEWVVAAILSQLRAFPAMARAQADRRWAYDEVTPTDELAGKRVLIVGAGSIGTALRDRLAPFEVEFTLVARTARADQGVRGVAELPQLLPHADVVVLLVPLTAQTRGLVDEKFLAAMRDGALLVNAARGPVARTDALVAELATGRISAALDVTDPEPLPAGHPLWEMPNVLLTPHVAGSVRGLLPRAYRLVGQQIRRFAAGETPRNVVVDGY; this is encoded by the coding sequence GTGAAGGTATGGATCCCGCACGAGGCCGGTCACGCCCTGCTCGGCGAGCTGCCGCCGGAGGTCACCGTCGAGACGATGGACGATCCGGCCGCGCTGCCCTCGCCGGTGGCCGGCGTCCGGTTCTGGGTGCCACCCTTCCTCGCCGGGGTGAACGCCACGGCCCTGCTGCACGAGCTGCCCGACCTGGCGGTGGTGCAGCTGCTCTCGGCCGGCGCGGACGCCTGGGTCGACCGGGTGCCGCCGGGGGTCACGCTCTGCGACGCCCGGGGAGTGCACGACCCCTCCACCGCGGAGTGGGTGGTCGCGGCGATCCTGTCCCAGCTGCGCGCCTTCCCGGCGATGGCCCGCGCCCAGGCCGACCGGCGGTGGGCGTACGACGAGGTGACCCCCACCGACGAGCTGGCCGGCAAGCGGGTGTTGATCGTCGGCGCGGGTTCGATCGGCACCGCGCTGCGGGACCGCCTCGCGCCGTTCGAGGTGGAGTTCACCCTGGTGGCCCGCACCGCCCGGGCGGATCAGGGGGTGCGCGGCGTCGCCGAGCTGCCGCAGCTGCTGCCACACGCCGACGTCGTGGTGCTGCTGGTGCCGCTGACCGCGCAGACCCGGGGGCTGGTCGACGAGAAGTTCCTGGCCGCGATGCGCGACGGCGCGCTGCTGGTGAACGCCGCCCGGGGGCCGGTGGCCCGGACCGACGCGCTGGTCGCCGAGCTGGCCACCGGCCGCATCTCCGCCGCCCTGGACGTGACGGATCCCGAGCCGCTGCCCGCCGGGCATCCGCTCTGGGAGATGCCGAACGTGCTGCTCACCCCGCACGTGGCCGGTTCGGTGCGGGGCCTGCTGCCACGGGCGTACCGCCTGGTCGGTCAGCAGATCCGGCGGTTCGCGGCCGGGGAGACGCCGCGCAACGTGGTGGTGGACGGCTACTGA
- a CDS encoding metallophosphoesterase → MDGQQNEEPRRDRDGGTPAGRPRRLPPLGRAAADARAAGRRTAVRRTAVALAVLVVTLAGVLLGVLAGGQVGTDIGPFHARLSVAPAAEGSTTVDIPPLGSLLLDSHDGPTRLTVELGALDQGRTEALFDDPASLNRATQSAVDDIQEGVLRLGLRTLGSAVLATLVLALLVFRDTRRAAWAGALALVITAGSLGTAAATMRPQAIEEPRYEGLLVNAPAIVGDVRRIADDYTRYGEQLQRLIGNVTQLYTTVSALPLYEPEPGTTRVLHISDLHLNPAAWQLIRTVTEQFGIDVVIDTGDITDWGTEPEASYVGSISLLRKPYVYIRGNHDSGRTAAAVARQPNAIVLDNTTRTVAGLTIAGIGDPRFTPDKSTSPASGGLTQSTANELIDTGERLAATIRSSPRPVNIALVHDPAAAGPLSGTCPLVLAGHTHSRQVNTLPEVPGQQPTTLMVQGSTGGAGLRGLEGEEPTPLAMTVLYFDQEKQLQAYDNITVGGTGQAQVNLERTVIEPPANGPLATTPTPAITPTPTPTR, encoded by the coding sequence ATGGACGGTCAGCAGAACGAGGAGCCGCGCCGCGACCGGGACGGGGGTACGCCCGCCGGTCGCCCGCGCCGCCTCCCCCCGCTGGGGCGGGCCGCCGCCGACGCACGCGCGGCCGGGCGCCGCACCGCCGTACGTCGCACGGCCGTCGCCCTGGCCGTCCTGGTCGTCACGCTCGCCGGGGTGCTGCTCGGGGTTCTCGCCGGCGGGCAGGTGGGCACCGACATCGGCCCGTTCCACGCCCGGCTGTCGGTCGCGCCGGCGGCCGAGGGCAGCACCACGGTCGACATCCCGCCGCTGGGCTCGCTGCTGCTGGACAGCCACGACGGGCCGACCCGCCTGACGGTGGAGTTGGGCGCGCTGGACCAGGGCCGCACGGAGGCGCTCTTCGACGATCCCGCGAGCCTCAACCGGGCCACCCAGTCGGCGGTCGACGACATCCAGGAGGGCGTGCTGCGGCTCGGCCTGCGGACGCTCGGCTCCGCCGTACTGGCGACCCTGGTGCTGGCCCTGCTGGTCTTCCGGGACACCCGGCGGGCGGCCTGGGCCGGCGCGCTGGCCCTGGTGATCACCGCGGGCAGCCTGGGCACCGCCGCGGCGACCATGCGCCCGCAGGCGATCGAGGAACCCCGGTACGAAGGGCTGCTGGTCAACGCCCCGGCGATCGTGGGCGACGTGCGCCGGATCGCCGACGACTACACCCGGTACGGCGAGCAGCTCCAGCGGCTCATCGGCAACGTCACCCAGCTCTACACCACGGTCTCGGCGCTGCCGTTGTACGAGCCGGAGCCGGGCACCACCCGGGTGCTGCACATCTCCGACCTGCACCTCAACCCGGCCGCCTGGCAGCTCATCCGGACCGTGACCGAGCAGTTCGGCATCGACGTGGTGATCGACACCGGCGACATCACCGACTGGGGCACCGAGCCGGAGGCGTCCTACGTCGGCTCGATCAGCCTGCTCCGCAAGCCGTACGTCTACATCCGGGGCAACCACGACTCGGGGCGTACGGCCGCCGCGGTGGCCCGCCAGCCGAACGCGATCGTGCTGGACAACACGACCAGGACCGTCGCCGGGCTGACCATCGCGGGCATCGGCGACCCCCGCTTCACCCCGGACAAGAGCACCTCACCGGCCAGTGGCGGGCTGACCCAGTCCACCGCCAACGAGCTGATCGACACCGGCGAGAGGCTGGCCGCCACGATCCGTAGTTCGCCCCGGCCGGTGAACATCGCGCTGGTGCACGATCCGGCCGCCGCCGGCCCGCTCTCCGGCACCTGCCCGCTGGTGCTCGCCGGGCACACGCACAGCCGGCAGGTCAACACGCTGCCGGAGGTGCCGGGCCAGCAGCCCACCACGCTGATGGTGCAGGGTTCCACCGGCGGTGCCGGGCTGCGCGGGCTGGAGGGCGAGGAGCCGACACCGCTGGCGATGACCGTGCTCTACTTCGACCAGGAGAAGCAACTCCAGGCGTACGACAACATCACCGTCGGCGGCACCGGCCAGGCGCAGGTTAACCTCGAACGCACCGTGATCGAGCCACCGGCGAACGGGCCGCTCGCCACCACGCCCACTCCCGCCATCACGCCCACCCCCACGCCGACCCGCTGA